A window of the Gossypium arboreum isolate Shixiya-1 chromosome 2, ASM2569848v2, whole genome shotgun sequence genome harbors these coding sequences:
- the LOC108488946 gene encoding 2-oxoglutarate-dependent dioxygenase 19-like — MANRMLGQECFVLKNKAISHLHDFFLNSINSDVSAIDLCDEIPTTDYSLLFSENHDERAKSLEHLGKACQEFGFFYLINGVEQSVVEGALKGISDFFELTNQEERREYLKKNPMDRIRWGFRSHAGENREYLKIVAHPENHCPSKPASFRGAIGEYFKRMHEVELGLAKAISKILGYEETYIEKEFKLEAGFDVSAMNLYPPSFQSKGSIGVPEHTDPGFFVSLIQDVNGGLQMLTHKGNWVTVNIPRNAIFINLGDHLEILSNGKYKSHIHQVILDNNEVNRISMATLHGPSLDTFVAPASRFIDESHPPAYRGMTYKESLEFNGSDEIDVQSSLSLLRIPFSL; from the exons ATGGCTAACCGTATGCTTGGTCAAGAATGCTTTGTTTTGAAAAACAAAGCTATTTCTCATCTTCATGATTTTTTCTTGAATTCTATCAATTCTGATGTTTCAGCCATTGATCTTTGTGATGAAATCCCCACAACTGATTACTCTTTGTTGTTTTCCGAGAATCATGATGAACGGGCTAAATCCCTGGAACACCTTGGAAAAGCATGCCAAGAATTTGGTTTCTTTTAT ttGATAAATGGTGTCGAACAAAGTGTGGTAGAAGGAGCACTGAAGGGTATTTCCGATTTCTTTGAACTGACAAATCAGGAGGAAAGGAGAGAGTACTTAAAGAAGAATCCTATGGATAGGATAAGGTGGGGTTTTAGATCCCATGCAGGAGAAAATAGAGAGTATCTAAAGATAGTAGCACATCCTGAAAACCATTGCCCTAGCAAACCGGCTAGCTTTAG AGGTGCCATTGGGGAGTACTTCAAACGGATGCATGAGGTTGAACTTGGTTTAGCTAAAGCAATCTCGAAAATCTTGGGATACGAAGAAACCTACATCGAGAAGGAATTCAAGCTAGAAGCAGGCTTTGACGTGTCTGCCATGAATCTATATCCACCGTCTTTCCAATCCAAAGGTTCCATCGGCGTGCCGGAACATACTGACCCTGGCTTTTTTGTTTCGCTTATACAAGATGTCAATGGTGGCCTTCAAATGCTCACCCATAAAGGAAATTGGGTCACAGTTAACATACCTCGAAACGCCATTTTCATCAATCTTGGTGATCATCTTGAG ATACTGTCCAATGGGAAGTACAAGAGTCATATACATCAAGTGATCCTAGATAACAACGAAGTGAATAGAATTTCTATGGCTACACTTCATGGACCTTCATTAGACACTTTTGTAGCCCCAGCATCAAGGTTCATCGATGAGTCTCACCCACCAGCCTACCGAGGGATGACCTACAAGGAATCCTTGGAGTTTAATGGTTCTGATGAAATTGATGTGCAGTCATCCCTTTCTCTGCTTCGAATTCCATTCTCTCTCTAA